The following are encoded together in the Cohaesibacter gelatinilyticus genome:
- a CDS encoding adenosine deaminase: MSDLASKLIDNLPKAELHLHIEGTLEPEMMLRLAKRNKISLPYKDVEDVRKAYEFDCLQDFLDLYYLGMSVLLTEQDFFDLTWAYLERVHQDGLTHVELFFDPQAHTDRGVSFETVLGGLTSALEQAQREMGISSKLIMCFLRHLPEEQAFDALECACKHKEHIFGVGLDSSEKGFPPPLFERVFAKAREEGFVPVAHLGEEGTAENVREGLDLLKVERVDHGNHALDDPALTQRLAEAQTPLTMCPISNWRLKGIPTLAHSPVKKAMDAGLLVTVNSDDPSYFGGYLNDNYRAVYEHLPLVEKDLVTLAQNSFKASFLSDQEKQIQLDAIDAIVEKHRHE; this comes from the coding sequence ATGAGTGATCTTGCGTCAAAACTGATTGATAATTTGCCGAAAGCCGAGCTGCATTTGCATATTGAAGGGACGTTGGAGCCGGAAATGATGCTGCGACTTGCCAAGCGCAACAAGATCTCCCTGCCCTATAAAGATGTCGAAGATGTACGCAAGGCCTATGAGTTTGACTGCCTGCAGGATTTTCTCGATCTTTATTATCTTGGCATGTCCGTGCTACTGACCGAACAGGATTTCTTTGATCTTACCTGGGCCTATCTGGAACGCGTGCATCAGGATGGCCTCACTCATGTCGAGTTGTTCTTTGATCCGCAAGCCCATACCGATCGCGGTGTGAGCTTTGAGACCGTGTTGGGCGGCCTCACGTCTGCTTTGGAGCAAGCACAGAGAGAGATGGGCATCAGCTCCAAACTGATCATGTGCTTCCTACGGCATTTGCCAGAAGAGCAAGCCTTTGACGCGCTGGAATGTGCCTGCAAACATAAAGAGCATATTTTCGGGGTTGGGCTGGACAGTTCAGAAAAAGGCTTCCCTCCTCCATTGTTTGAACGGGTTTTTGCAAAAGCACGCGAAGAAGGCTTTGTGCCTGTCGCGCATCTGGGCGAGGAAGGCACAGCGGAGAATGTACGAGAAGGGCTGGATCTTTTGAAAGTTGAGAGGGTGGACCATGGTAATCATGCACTGGATGATCCCGCCCTCACCCAGCGTCTCGCCGAAGCTCAGACACCACTGACCATGTGCCCGATCTCCAATTGGCGCCTGAAAGGCATCCCAACGCTTGCTCATAGCCCGGTGAAAAAGGCTATGGATGCAGGTCTGCTGGTGACCGTCAACTCAGATGATCCAAGCTATTTTGGTGGCTATCTGAATGACAATTATCGGGCCGTCTATGAGCATCTGCCACTGGTTGAGAAGGATCTGGTGACATTGGCGCAGAACAGCTTCAAGGCATCTTTCCTGTCTGATCAGGAAAAGCAGATCCAGCTGGATGCAATTGACGCAATCGTCGAGAAACATCGCCACGAATGA
- a CDS encoding YheT family hydrolase, translated as MSLSFNRSISPLAHLNTIFGNNGPRKWLVKAMVRGLERESYEFVLPCRDGVQLHGVYSPNSNDDGRLAVLIHGWEGCYTSTYLMSATNHLHRNGYSVFRLHLRDHGPTHHLNEAPFLAIRLEEVLEALSSLKEMLPGKRFYLAGFSLGGNFAVRIAANANRHDLPIERALALCPPVDPERVSWAIQRSAIYNRYFVRKWQKSLATKLSLYSAFGDHADLQDHTDIMALQEDFIPRFSHHETASSYFAAYGLTEQNLKSMDAPCHLLFTKDDPVIPVEDCSLLPELEGLSSEIAATGGHCGFVKALGLFSWADDYILSHFNKK; from the coding sequence ATGTCCTTATCTTTTAACCGTTCCATATCCCCCCTCGCTCATCTCAACACCATCTTTGGCAATAATGGACCTCGGAAATGGTTGGTGAAGGCCATGGTTCGGGGGCTGGAGCGGGAGAGCTATGAGTTTGTATTGCCTTGCCGGGATGGAGTTCAATTGCATGGGGTATATAGTCCCAATTCAAATGATGACGGCCGGCTGGCGGTTCTGATCCATGGATGGGAAGGATGTTACACGTCCACCTATTTGATGTCGGCGACAAACCATCTGCATCGCAATGGCTATTCTGTCTTTCGCCTGCATTTGCGCGATCATGGGCCGACGCATCATTTGAATGAAGCGCCATTTTTGGCCATTCGGCTTGAGGAAGTATTGGAGGCTTTGAGTTCGCTAAAAGAGATGCTGCCCGGCAAGCGCTTTTATTTGGCCGGCTTCTCGCTAGGTGGAAACTTTGCTGTACGAATTGCGGCCAATGCCAATCGCCATGATTTGCCCATTGAACGCGCACTGGCTCTTTGTCCACCGGTCGATCCAGAACGAGTGAGCTGGGCCATTCAGAGAAGTGCAATCTACAATCGCTATTTCGTGCGCAAATGGCAGAAGTCTCTTGCTACCAAGCTCTCGCTCTATTCGGCCTTTGGGGATCATGCCGATCTGCAGGATCATACCGACATAATGGCCTTGCAGGAAGATTTCATTCCTCGCTTTTCGCATCATGAGACTGCCAGCAGCTATTTTGCTGCCTATGGTCTGACGGAGCAAAATCTTAAAAGCATGGATGCGCCCTGTCATCTGCTTTTCACCAAGGATGATCCTGTCATACCAGTTGAAGATTGCTCATTATTGCCTGAACTGGAGGGTTTGAGTTCTGAGATCGCGGCGACCGGAGGCCATTGTGGTTTTGTCAAAGCTCTAGGGCTTTTCTCCTGGGCGGATGATTACATTCTGTCTCATTTCAATAAAAAATAG
- a CDS encoding helix-turn-helix transcriptional regulator — protein MAEEPLFKLIGGVAVTPYPCFATPVFSGSESNCLYIQEITKEDVVTEMCSVSENAIRDIAYYDCPLRANLGDLGLYAYHDLNGLKHVGQKKQIAETLVRDFSHLYEYPYLSKTIASFLNNKEFKLVARLRMEVMDRACLYERSKNGIKLHISKREIEVFSFIINGRGNEEIADALGISENTVYTHVSNVKRKTESINRLEAVVKLFRLGYISKSLYL, from the coding sequence ATGGCTGAAGAACCGCTTTTTAAGCTGATTGGAGGGGTTGCGGTAACCCCATATCCTTGCTTTGCCACGCCGGTTTTTAGCGGGTCAGAATCCAATTGTTTGTATATCCAAGAGATTACCAAAGAAGACGTAGTTACTGAGATGTGTAGTGTCAGTGAGAATGCGATACGGGATATTGCTTATTATGACTGCCCTCTTAGAGCCAATCTAGGCGACCTCGGGCTTTATGCATATCACGATCTGAATGGTCTGAAGCATGTTGGTCAGAAAAAGCAGATCGCGGAAACCCTAGTGAGGGATTTCAGTCATTTGTATGAGTATCCATACCTTAGTAAAACAATTGCAAGCTTTTTGAATAACAAAGAGTTTAAGCTTGTTGCAAGGCTTCGTATGGAAGTAATGGATCGTGCATGTTTATACGAAAGAAGCAAAAATGGAATTAAATTGCATATTTCCAAGAGAGAGATTGAGGTTTTTAGTTTTATAATAAACGGAAGGGGGAATGAGGAAATAGCTGATGCCTTGGGGATTTCAGAAAATACAGTATATACACATGTTTCTAATGTTAAGAGGAAGACTGAATCTATAAATAGACTTGAGGCTGTTGTTAAATTATTTAGGCTTGGTTATATAAGTAAAAGTTTGTATTTATGA
- the dusA gene encoding tRNA dihydrouridine(20/20a) synthase DusA — MDSNIKSMTKVFSVAPMMEWTTRHCRVFHRQLSKEALLYTEMVTTGAVIHGDRERLLGFDDVEHPIAVQLGGSDAKELAEAARICEDWGYDQINLNVGCPSDRVQSGKFGACLMAEPDLVSNGVKAMKAAVSIPVTVKCRIGIDEQDEEQALDTLVDQVLVEGCDSITVHARKAWLQGLSPKENRDIPPLNYDRVYRLKQRLPNVPVGINGGIETLDQAEDHLAIMDEAMLGRAAYHSPAILAEVDRRIYGKKVEDADLFQAAEAMIPYIDKHIAKGGRANHVTRHMLGLFQGRPGARRWRQIMTVDAVKPDAGSEVIINALAALR, encoded by the coding sequence ATGGATAGCAATATAAAATCAATGACTAAGGTGTTTTCCGTGGCGCCCATGATGGAGTGGACGACCCGTCACTGCCGGGTGTTTCATCGTCAACTGTCCAAAGAAGCGCTGCTTTATACCGAGATGGTGACAACCGGGGCGGTGATCCATGGGGATCGGGAGCGCCTCTTGGGCTTTGATGATGTCGAGCACCCAATCGCTGTTCAGCTTGGTGGGTCTGATGCGAAAGAGCTGGCTGAAGCTGCCCGGATTTGTGAGGATTGGGGCTATGATCAGATCAATCTCAATGTCGGATGTCCCTCTGATCGCGTGCAGTCTGGAAAGTTCGGTGCCTGCCTGATGGCCGAACCGGACCTGGTGTCCAATGGTGTCAAAGCCATGAAGGCGGCCGTGAGCATTCCTGTCACCGTCAAATGCCGTATAGGCATTGATGAGCAGGATGAAGAGCAGGCCTTGGACACCTTGGTGGATCAAGTGCTGGTTGAAGGCTGTGATTCCATCACTGTTCATGCACGAAAAGCCTGGCTACAAGGTCTGAGCCCAAAGGAAAATCGTGATATTCCGCCGCTCAATTATGACCGCGTCTATCGTCTGAAACAGCGTCTGCCCAACGTGCCGGTTGGCATCAATGGTGGCATTGAAACGCTGGATCAGGCTGAAGATCATCTTGCCATCATGGATGAAGCCATGCTGGGGCGTGCAGCTTATCATTCTCCGGCAATTCTGGCCGAGGTTGACCGTCGCATCTATGGCAAGAAAGTGGAAGATGCTGACCTGTTTCAGGCTGCGGAAGCGATGATCCCCTATATCGACAAGCATATCGCCAAGGGTGGTCGGGCCAATCATGTGACACGCCATATGTTGGGTCTCTTTCAAGGACGCCCCGGTGCGCGTCGTTGGCGGCAGATCATGACCGTAGATGCCGTCAAACCTGATGCAGGGTCGGAAGTCATCATCAATGCTTTGGCTGCTTTGCGCTGA